Proteins from a genomic interval of Diceros bicornis minor isolate mBicDic1 chromosome 34, mDicBic1.mat.cur, whole genome shotgun sequence:
- the IGFLR1 gene encoding IGF-like family receptor 1 — protein MGPLRCLLTAALLLALAAPREASQRCGRLEYWNPDNQCCGSCLQRFGPPPCPDQEFSENCGLNDFGDHVTHPFQECPPGQCNSDSAELCSPCGGGATAPTPAGRRGGPRRRCREKPVPTKELCLLTPGKPSVLSSQEPSSPAISSHPWTSERNVPQQALPSFALPLVMVLLLTSTAILLLALQRHCRRRQGKARLHPYPGLVCSDPTTHTLSSLHSSSPGSLEASEAGDSWKRVSLLPLLGRELPSLASQPLSRLLDELEVLEELIVLLDPEPGPGGGMACGTTRHLAARYGLPAAWSTFAYSLRPSRSPLRALIEMVVAREPSASLGQLGTHLAQLGRADALRVLSKLG, from the exons ATGGGGCCCCTCCGCTGCCTTCTGACTGCCGCGCTGCTCCTGGCCCTGGCGGCGCCGCGGGAGGCCTCCCAGCGCTGCGGCCGCCTCGAGTACTGGAACCCTGACAACCAGTGCTGCGGCAGTTGCCTGCAGCGCTTCGGGCCGCCCCCCTGCCCGG ACCAGGAGTTTTCAGAAAACTGCGGGCTCAATGACTTTGGCGATCACGTAACGCACCCCTTCCAAGAGTGTCCTCCTGGGCAGTGCAACTCCGACAGCGCGGAGCTATGTAGCCCCTGTGGCGGTGGAGCCACGGCCCCTACTCCCGCCGGGAGGCGCGGCGGACCCCGGCGGCGCTGCAGAGAG AAGCCCGTCCCTACCAAGGAGCTCTGCCTCCTGACGCCTGGAAAACCGAGCGTCCTTAGCTCCCAGGAGCCCAGCTCACCGGCGATTTCCAGTCACCCGTGGACGTCTGAGCGCAACGTCCCTCAGCAGGCCTTGCCGAGTTTTGCCCTGCCCCTGGTGATGGTTCTGCTCCTGACCTCCACAGCAATCCTCCTGCTCGCCCTGCAAAGGCACTGCCGCCGCCGCCAGGGGAAAGCTCGCCTCCACCCCTATCCTGGCTTGGTTTGCAGCGACCCCACCACCCACACCCTCTCCTCCTTGCACTCCTCATCTCCAGGCTCCCTGGAGGCATCAGAGGCAGGGGACTCATGGAAGAGGGTGTCTCTGCTTCCACTCCTGGGCAGGG AACTGCCGAGTCTGGCGTCGCAGCCCCTGTCTCGCCTCCTGGATGAGCTGGAGGTGCTGGAGGAGCTGATTGTGCTGCTGGATCCTGAGCCTGGGCCAGGTGGGGGGATGGCCTGTGGCACCACTCGACACCTGGCTGCAAGATATGGACTGCCCGCTGCCTGGTCCACCTTTGCCTACTCACTGCGACCCAGTCGCTCACCTCTGCGGGCCCTGATCGAGATGGTGGTTGCGAGGGAACCCTCTGCCTCTCTGGGCCAGCTTGGCACACACCTGGCCCAGCTAGGGCGGGCAGATGCCCTGCGGGTGCTGTCCAAGCTTGGCTGA
- the PSENEN gene encoding gamma-secretase subunit PEN-2 has product MNLERVSNEEKLNLCRKYYLGGFAFLPFLWLVNIFWFFREAFLVPAYTEQSQIKGYVWRSAVGFLFWVIVLATWITIFQIYRPRWGALGDYLSFTIPLGTP; this is encoded by the exons ATGAACTTGGAGCGAGTGTCCAACGAGGAGAAGTTGAACCTGTGCCGGAAGTACTACTTGG GTGGGTTTGCTTTCCTGCCTTTTCTCTGGTTGGTCAATATCTTCTGGTTCTTCCGGGAGGCCTTCCTTGTCCCGGCATACACGGAGCAGAGCCAAATCAAAGGCT ATGTCTGGCGCTCAGCTGTGGGCTTCCTCTTCTGGGTGATTGTACTCGCCACCTGGATCACCATCTTCCAGATCTACCGGCCCCGTTGGGGTGCCCTTGGGGACTACCTCTCCTTCACCATACCTTTGGGTACCCCCTGA
- the U2AF1L4 gene encoding splicing factor U2AF 26 kDa subunit isoform X2, producing MAEYLASIFGTEKDKVNCSFYFKIGACRHGDRCSRLHNKPTFSQTIVLLNLYRNPQNTAQTADGSHCHVSDVEEVFTELQEKYGEIEEMNVCDNLGDHLVGNVYVKFRREEDAERAVAELNNRWFNGQAVHAELSPVTDFRESCCRQYEMGECTRGGFCNFMHLRPISRNLRRQLYGRGPRRRSPPRSQASHRPRERNRRRSPDHRHGRF from the exons ATGGCTGAATATTTAGCTTCGATATTCGGGACTGAGAAGGACAA GGTTAACTGCTCTTTTTACTTTAAGATCGGGGCCTGCCGGCACGGGGACCGGTGCTCCCGGCTTCACAACAAACCGACTTTCAGCCAG ACCATAGTGCTGCTCAACCTGTACCGGAATCCACAGAACACCGCCCAAACCGCAGACGGATCGCACT gtCACGTGAGCGACGTGGAG GAGGTGTTCACCGAACTGCAGGAGAAGTACGGGGAGATTGAAGAGATGAATGTGTGCGACAACCTGGGGGACCACCTCGTGGGCAATGTCTATGTCAAG TTTCGCCGCGAGGAGGATGCAGAGCGGGCAGTGGCTGAACTCAATAACCGCTGGTTCAATGGGCAGGCTGTACATGCCGAGCTGTCTCCTGTCACCGACTTCCGGGAGTCATGCTGTCGGCAGTATGAGATGGG GGAATGTACCCGCGGTGGCTTCTGCAACTTCATGCACCTGCGACCCATCTCCCGGAACCTCCGGCGACAGCTCTATGGGCGCGGACCCAGGCGCAG GTCACCCCCTAGGTCTCAGGCCAGCCACCGTCCCAGAGAAAGAAACCGACGACGATCCCCAGACCATCGGCATGGCCGCTTCTGA
- the U2AF1L4 gene encoding splicing factor U2AF 26 kDa subunit isoform X1, translated as MAEYLASIFGTEKDKVNCSFYFKIGACRHGDRCSRLHNKPTFSQTIVLLNLYRNPQNTAQTADGSHCHVSDVEVQEHYDNFFEEVFTELQEKYGEIEEMNVCDNLGDHLVGNVYVKFRREEDAERAVAELNNRWFNGQAVHAELSPVTDFRESCCRQYEMGECTRGGFCNFMHLRPISRNLRRQLYGRGPRRRSPPRSQASHRPRERNRRRSPDHRHGRF; from the exons ATGGCTGAATATTTAGCTTCGATATTCGGGACTGAGAAGGACAA GGTTAACTGCTCTTTTTACTTTAAGATCGGGGCCTGCCGGCACGGGGACCGGTGCTCCCGGCTTCACAACAAACCGACTTTCAGCCAG ACCATAGTGCTGCTCAACCTGTACCGGAATCCACAGAACACCGCCCAAACCGCAGACGGATCGCACT gtCACGTGAGCGACGTGGAGGTGCAAGAACACTATGATAACTTCTTCGAG GAGGTGTTCACCGAACTGCAGGAGAAGTACGGGGAGATTGAAGAGATGAATGTGTGCGACAACCTGGGGGACCACCTCGTGGGCAATGTCTATGTCAAG TTTCGCCGCGAGGAGGATGCAGAGCGGGCAGTGGCTGAACTCAATAACCGCTGGTTCAATGGGCAGGCTGTACATGCCGAGCTGTCTCCTGTCACCGACTTCCGGGAGTCATGCTGTCGGCAGTATGAGATGGG GGAATGTACCCGCGGTGGCTTCTGCAACTTCATGCACCTGCGACCCATCTCCCGGAACCTCCGGCGACAGCTCTATGGGCGCGGACCCAGGCGCAG GTCACCCCCTAGGTCTCAGGCCAGCCACCGTCCCAGAGAAAGAAACCGACGACGATCCCCAGACCATCGGCATGGCCGCTTCTGA
- the KMT2B gene encoding histone-lysine N-methyltransferase 2B translates to MAAAAGGGSCPGPGSARGRFPGRPRGPGGGGGRGGRGSGAERVRVALRRGGGTAGPGGAEPGEDTALLRLLGLRRGLRRLRRLWAGPRVQRGRGRGRGRGWGPSRGCMPDEESSDGESDDEEFQGFHSDEDVAPSSLRSALRSQRGRAPRGRGRKHKTTPLPPPRLADVAPTPTKTPARKRGEEGTERMVQALTELLRRAQAPPAPRSRACEPSTPRRSRGRPPGRPAGPCRRKQQAVVVAEAAVTIPRPEPPPPVVPVKHRTGSWKCKEGPGPGPGTPKRGGQSGRGGRGGRGRGRGGLPLVIKFVSKAKKVKMGQLSLGLESGQGQGQHEESWQDAPQGRVESGQGEGPCWRKEQKLEEEGKEEKKEEKDKEEEEEKEKRAVAEEEMTLAEDKEEAKLPSPPLSPPAPPSPPPLPPPSTSPPSPLCPPPPPVSPPPPPSPPPPPPPPAPEEQEESPPPVVPATCSRKRGRPPLTPSQRAEREAARAGPEGTSPPTLAPSTTATGGPLEDSPTVAPKSTTFLKNIRQFIMPVVSARSSRIIKTPRRFMDEDPPKPPKVEVSPTLRPPVAISPLAPQEPAPAPSPPRAPTPPSTPVPLPEKRRSILREPTFRWTSLTRELPPPPPAPPPAPPPPPAPVTPSRRPLLLRAPQFTPSEAHLKIYESVLTTPPLGAPEAPEPEPPPADDSPAEPEPRAVGRTNHLSLPRFAPVVAAPVKAEVPPAAVPALSSGQQPQAQLQQPLQALQTQLLPQALPPQQPQLQLQPPPPPQQPPPLEKTRIAGLGSLPLSGVEEKMFSLLKRAKVQLFKIDQQQQQKVASLMPPSPGGQMEEVMGTVKQIPDRASVRSEDESVEIKRERPSGPESPVQGPRIKHVCRHAAVALGQARAMVPEDVPRLSALPLRDRQDLATEDTSSASETESVPSRSRRGKVESAGAGGDSEPAGSAGTLAHTPRRSLPSHHGKKMRMARCGHCRGCLRVQDCGSCVNCLDKPKFGGPNTKKQCCVYRKCDKIEARKMERLAKKGRTIVKTLLPWDSDESPEASPGPPGPRRGAGAGGPREEVVAPQGPEEQDSLLLQRKSARRCVKQRPSYDIFEDSDDSDPGGPPAPRRRTPRENDLPVPEPEEQSRPRKPTLQPVLQLKARRRLDKDALVPGPFASFPNGWTGKQKSPDGVHRVRVDFKEDCDLENVWLMGGLSVLTSVPGGPPMVCLLCASKGLHELVFCQVCCDPFHPFCLEEAERPLPQHRDTWCCRRCKFCHVCGRKGRGSKHLLECERCRHAYHPACLGPSYPTRATRKRRHWICSACVRCKSCGATPGKNWDVEWSGDYSLCPRCTQLFEKGNYCPICTRCYEDNDYESKMMQCAQCDHWVHAKCEGLSDEDYEILSGLPDSVLYTCGPCAGATHPRWREALSGALQGGLRQVLQGLLTSKVAGPLLLCTQCGQDGKQLHPGPCDLQAVSQRFEEGHYKSVHSFMEDMVGILMRHSEEGETPERRAGGQTKGLLLKLLESAFGWFDAHDPKYWRRSTRLPNGVLPNAVLPPSLDHVYAQWRQQEPETPESGQPPGDPSAAFQGKDPAAFSHLEDPRQCALCLKYGDADSKEAGRLLYIGQNEWTHVNCAIWSAEVFEENDGSLKNVHAAVARGRQMRCELCLKPGATVGCCLSSCLSNFHFMCARASYCIFQDDKKVFCQKHTDLLDGKEIVTPDGFDVLRRVYVDFEGINFKRKFLTGLEPDAINVLIGSIRIDSLGTLSDLSDCEGRLFPIGYQCSRLYWSTVDARRRCWYRCRILEYRPWGPREEPVHLEAAEENQTIVHSPTPSSEPPDHVNPPPDTDALTPRAPEHHSPVQNLDPTLRPDPSSAPPSAPRSFSGARIKVPNYSPSRRPLGGVSFGPLPSPGSPSSLTHHIPTVGDLDFPAPPRRSRRPSPLTPRLPPSRRASSPLRTSPQLRVPPPTSVVRALTPTSGELAPPGPAPSPPPPPEDLGPDFEDMEVVSGLSAADLDFAASLLGTEPFQEEIVAAGAMGSSHGGPGDSSEEETSPTPRYVHFPVTVVSGPALAPGALPGAPRIEQLDGVDDGTDSEAEAVQQPRGQGTPSGPGAGRAGVIGAAGDRARPPEDLPSEIVDFVLKNLGGPGEGGAGPREEPLPTAPPLANGSQPPQGLPPSPADSTRTFAWLPGAPGVRVLSLGPAPEPPKPATSKIILVNKLGQVFVKMAGEGEPVSPPVKQPPLPPPIPPTAPASWTLPPGPLLSVLPVVGVVRPTPPPPPTPLTLVLSSGPPSPPRQAIRVKRVSTFSGRSPPAPPPSKTPRLEEDGEALDDLPQGPGLSGSGLSRVRMKTPTVRGILDLDDPGEPAGEESPRALQDRSPLLPLPEGGLPRAPDGPPDLLLESQWHHYSGEASSSEEEPPSPEDKENQAPKRAGPHLRFEISSEDGFSVEAESLEGAWRTLIEKVQEARGHARLRHLSFSGMSGARLLGIHHDAVIFLAEQLPGAQRCQHYKFRYHQQGEGQEEPPLNPHGAARAEVYLRKCTFDMFNFLASQHRVLPEGATCDEEEDEVQLRSTRRATSLELPMAMRFRHLKKTSKEAVGVYRSAIHGRGLFCKRNIDAGEMVIEYSGIVIRSVLTDKREKFYDGKGIGCYMFRMDDFDVVDATMHGNAARFINHSCEPNCFSRVIHVEGQKHIVIFALRRILRGEELTYDYKFPIEDASNKLPCNCGAKRCRRFLN, encoded by the exons atggcggcggcggcgggcggcggcagTTGCCCCGGGCCTGGCTCCGCGCGGGGCCGCTTCCCGGGCCGGCCGCGGGGccccggcgggggcgggggccgcgGCGGACGGGGCAGCGGGGCCGAGAGAGTGCGGGTAGCTCTGCGGCGCGGCGGCGGCACGGCGGGGCCAGGCGGAGCCGAGCCCGGGGAGGACACGGCCCTGCTCCGTTTGCTGGGGCTCCGCCGGGGCCTGCGCCGGCTCCGCCGCCTGTGGGCCGGCCCGCGCGTCCAGCGGGgcaggggccggggccggggccggggctggggcCCGAGTCGGGGCTGCATGCCGGACGAGGAGAGCAGTGACGGGGAATCCGACGATGAG GAGTTTCAGGGTTTTCATTCAGATGAAGATGTGGCCCCCAGTTCCCTGCGCTCTGCGCTCCGATCCCAGCGAG GTCGAGCCCCCCGAGGTCGGGGCCGCAAGCATAAGACGACCCCCCTTCCGCCTCCTCGCCTAGCAGATGTGGCTCCTACCCCCACAAAGACTCCTGCACGGAAACGGGGTGAGGAGGGCACAGAACGGATGGTGCAGGCACTGACTGAACTTCTCCGGCGGGCCCAGGCACCCCCAGCCCCCCGGAGCCGAGCATGTGAGCCCTCCACCCCCCGTCGGTCTCGGGGACGGCCCCCAGGACGGCCAGCCGGCCCCTGCAGGAGAAAACAACAAGCAGTAGTGGTGGCAGAAGCAGCTGTGACAATCCCCAGACCTGAGCCCCCACCTCCTGTGGTCCCAGTAAAACACCGAACTGGCAGCTGGAAGTGCAaggaggggccaggcccaggaccTGGGACCCCCAAGCGTGGAGGACAGTCTGGGCGAGGAGGTCGTGGAGGCAGGGGCCGAGGCCGAGGCGGGCTCCCTCTCGTGATCAAGTTTGTTTCAAAGGCCAAAAAAGTGAAGATGGGACAGTTGTCCTTGGGACTTGAATCAGGTCAGGGTCAAGGTCAACATGAAGAAAGCTGGCAGGATGCCCCCCAAGGAAGAGTTGAGTCTGGACAGGGAGAGGGCCCCTGCTGGAGGAAGgagcagaagctggaggaggagggaaaagaggagaaaaaagaagagaaagacaaggaggaggaggaagagaaggaaaagagagctgTAGCTGAGGAAGAGATGACGCTAGCTGAGGACAAGGAAGAGGCAAAGCTGCCATCGCCACCCCTgtctcctccagcccctccatctcctccacccctcccacccccctccacatctcctccatccccactttgccctcccccacccccagtgtcCCCTCCGCCCCCACcatcccctccacctcctccaccccctcctgccccagAGGAGCAGGAGGAATCCCCTCCTCCTGTGGTCCCAGCCACATGCTccaggaagaggggccggcctccCCTGACTCCCAGCCAGCGGGCAGAGCGGGAAGCTGCTCGGGCAGGGCCGGAGGGCACCTCTCCTCCCACTCTAGCCCCCAGCACCACCGCCACGGGAGGCCCTCTAGAAGACAGCCCCACTGTGGCTCCCAAAAGTACCACCTTTCTGAAGAATATCCGGCAGTTTATTATGCCTGTGGTGAGTGCCCGCTCCTCCCGCATCATCAAGACACCCCGACGATTTATGGATGAAGATCCCCCCAAACCCCCAAAGGTGGAGGTCTCACCTACTCTGCGGCCTCCAGTTGCCATCTCCCCACTTGCCCCCCAGGAACCAGCACCAGCTCCCTCTCCACCACGTGCCCCAACTCCTCCATCTACCCCAGTGCCACTCCCTGAGAAGAGACGGTCCATCCTAAGGGAACCCACATTTCGTTGGACTTCCCTGACCCGGGaactgccccctcctcccccagctccaccgccggccccacccccacctcctgcccctgtCACTCCATCCCGGAGGCCCCTGCTCCTTCGGGCCCCTCAGTTTACCCCAAGTGAAGCTCACCTGAAGATCTACGAATCGGTGCTTACTACTCCTCCTCTTGGGGCCCCTGAAGCCCCTGAGCCAGAGCCTCCTCCCGCTGATGACTCTCCAGCTGAGCCTGAGCCACGGGCAGTGGGCCGTACCAACCACCTCAGCCTGCCTCGATTTGCCCCCGTGGTGGCCGCTCCTGTTAAGGCTGAGGTGCCCCCTGCTGCGGTTCCAGCTCTGAGCAGTGGGCAGCAGCCTCAGGCTCAGCTACAGCAGCCTTTGCAGGCCTTGCAAACCCAGCTGCTGCCCCAGGCCCTACCACCACAGCAGCCACAGTTACAGCTGCAGCCACCGCCACCACCACAGCAGCCACCACCCCTGGAGAAGACGCGGATTGCTGGCCTGGGTTCCTTACCACTGTCTGGTGTGGAGGAGAAAATGTTCAGCCTCCTCAAGAGAGCCAAGGTGCAGCTGTTCAAGAtcgaccagcagcagcagcagaaggtgGCTTCTTTGATGCCG CCAAGCCCTGGAGGGCAGATGGAGGAGGTCATGGGGACTGTCAAGCAAATCCCAGATAGAGCTTCTGTCAGGTCTGAAGATGAATCAGTGGAAATTAAGAGAGAGAGACCATCG GGCCCCGAGTCCCCTGTGCAAGGCCCCCGCATCAAACACGTCTGCCGACATGCTGCTGTGGCCCTGGGTCAGGCCCGGGCCATGGTGCCTGAAGATGTTCCCCGTCTCAGTGCTCTCCCTCTCCGGGATCGGCAGGACCTCGCCACAGAGG ATACGTCATCAGCATCTGAGACCGAGAGTGTCCCATCACGGTCCCGGCGGGGAAAGGTGGAGtcagcaggggctgggggagactcAGAGCCTGCAGGGTCTGCAGGGACCCTGGCCCACACACCCCGGCGCTCACTGCCCTCCCATCATGGCAAGAAGATGCGGATGGCGCGGTGTGGACACTGTCGGGGCTGTCTGCGTGTGCAGGACTGTGGGTCTTGTGTCAACTGCCTGGACAAGCCCAAGTTTGGAGGCCCCAACACCAAGAAGCAGTGCTGTGT aTACCGGAAGTGCGACAAGATAGAGGCTCGGAAGATGGAACGGCTGGCTAAAAAAG GCCGGACGATAGTGAAGACGCTGTTGCCCTGGGATTCCGATGAATCTCCTGAGGCCTCCCCTGGTCCTCCAGGCCCACGCCGGGGGGCGGGAGCTGGGGGGCCCCGGGAGGAGGTGGTGGCCCCCCAAGGGCCGGAGGAGCAGGACTCCCTCCTACTGCAGCGCAAGTCAGCCCGGCGCTGCGTCAAACAGCGACCCTCCTATGATATCTTCGAGGACTCGGATGACTCGGACCCCGGGGGTCCCCCTGCTCCCCGGCGTCGGACCCCCCGAGAGAATG ATCTGCCAGTGCCAGAACCTGAGGAGCAGAGCCGGCCCCGCAAACCCACCCTGCAGCCCGTGTTGCAGCTCAAGGCCCGCAGGCGCCTGGACAAG GATGCTTTGGTCCCTGGCCCCTTTGCTTCTTTCCCCAATGGCTGGACTGGAAAACAGAAGTCCCCTGATGGCGTGCACCGGGTCCGTGTGGATTTTAAG GAGGACTGTGACCTGGAGAACGTGTGGCTGATGGGCGGCCTAAGTGTGCTCACCTCCGTGCCAGGGGGGCCGCCGATGGTGTGCTTGCTCTGTGCCAGCAAAGGCCTGCATGAG ctgGTGTTCTGCCAAGTCTGCTGTGACCCTTTCCACCCATTCTGCCTGGAGGAGGCCGAGCGGCCCCTGCCCCAACATCGTGACACCTGGTGCTGCCGCCGCTGCAAGTTCTGCCACGTCTGTGGGCGCAAAGGCCGGGGATCCAAG CACCTCCTGGAGTGCGAGCGCTGCCGCCACGCTTACCACCCGGCCTGCCTGGGGCCCAGCTACCCAACCCGGGCCACACGCAAACGGCGCCACTGG ATCTGCTCAGCCTGCGTGCGCTGTAAGAGCTGTGGGGCGACTCCAGGCAAGAACTGGGACGTCGAGTGGTCTGGAGATTACAGCCTCTGCCCCAGGTGCACCCAGCTCTTTGAGAAAG gaaacTATTGCCCGATCTGCACACGCTGCTATGAAGACAATGACTACGAGAGCAAGATGATGCAGTGTGCACAGTGTGACCACTGGGTGCACGCCAAGTGCGAGGGGCTCTCAG ATGAAGACTATGAGATCCTTTCGGGGCTGCCAGACTCGGTGCTGTACACCTGTGGACCGTGTGCTGGGGCCACGCACCCCCGCTGGCGAGAGGCCCTGAGTGGGGCCTTGCAGGGGGGCCTGCGCCAGGTGCTCCAGGGCCTACTGACCTCCAAGGTGGCGGGCCCACTGCTGCTGTGCACCCAG TGTGGGCAGGATGGAAAGCAGCTGCACCCAGGGCCCTGCGATCTGCAAGCCGTGAGTCAGCGCTTTGAGGAAGGCCACTACAAGTCCGTG CACAGCTTTATGGAGGACATGGTGGGCATCCTGATGAGGCACTCAGAAGAAGGGGAGACCCCAGAGCGCCGGGCTGGAGGCCAGACGAAGGGGCTCCTACTGAAG CTGCTAGAGTCTGCGTTCGGCTGGTTCGACGCCCACGACCCCAAGTACTGGCGACGGAGTACCCGGCTGCCGAA CGGAGTCCTTCCCAATGCCGTGTTGCCCCCATCCCTGGACCATGTCTACGCTCAGTGGAGGCAGCAGGAACCAGAGACCCCAGAATCAGGGCAGCCTCCAGGGGACCCCTCAGCAG CTTTCCAGGGCAAGGATCCAGCTGCTTTCTCACACCTGGAGGACCCCCGTCAGTGTGCACTCTGCCTCAAATATGGGGATGCAGACTCTAAG GAGGCAGGGCGGCTCCTGTACATTGGGCAGAATGAGTGGACACACGTCAACTGTGCCATTTGGTCAGCCGAAGTGTTTGAGGAAAACGACGGTTCCCTCAAGAACGTGCACGCTGCTGTGGCTCGAGGGAGGCAGATG CGCTGTGAGCTCTGCCTGAAGCCTGGAGCCACGGTGGGCTGCTGCCTGTCCTCCTGCCTCAGCAACTTCCACTTCATGTGCGCCCGGGCCAGCTACTGCATCTTCCAGGACGACAAGAAAGTTTTCTGCCAGAAACACACAGACCTGCTGGATGGCAAG GAGATTGTGACCCCCGATGGTTTTGATGTTCTCCGCCGAGTCTATGTAGACTTTGAGGGCATCAACTTCAAACGAAAATTCTTGACGGGACTCGAACCTGATGCCATCAATGTGCTCATTG GCTCCATCCGAATTGACTCCTTGGGTACTCTTTCTGATCTCTCGGACTGCGAGGGACGGCTCTTCCCCATTGGCTACCA GTGCTCCCGTCTGTACTGGAGCACGGTGGATGCTCGGCGGCGCTGCTGGTATCGGTGCCGAATTCTGGAGTATCGACCGTGGGGGCCGAGGGAAGAGCCAGTTCACCTGGAGGCAGCGGAGGAGAACCAGACCATTGTGCACAGCCCCACCCCTTCATCAG AGCCCCCAGATCATGTGAACCCCCCACCAGATACAGATGCCCTTACCCCGCGAGCTCCTGAGCACCACTCACCTGTTCAGAACCTGGACCCCACTCTTCGGCCGGATCCAAGCAGCGCCCCTCCTTCGGCCCCCCGCTCTTTCTCGGGGGCTCGAATCAAAGTGCCCAATTACTCACCATCCCGGAGGCCCTTGGGGGGTGTCTCCTTTGGACCCCTGCCCTCCCCTG GAAGTCCATCTTCTCTGACCCACCACATCCCTACAGTGGGAGACCTGGACTTCCCAGCTCCCCCCAGACGCTCCCGTCGTCCCAGCCCCCTGACCCCCAGGCTGCCACCATCACGGCGGGCGTCTTCCCCTCTCAGAACTTCCCCTCAGCTCAGGGTGCCCCCTCCTACCTCAGTCGTTAGAGCCCTCACACCTACCTCAGGGGAGCTGGCTCCCCCTGGCCCGGCCCCATCTCCTCCACCACCCCCTGAAGACCTGGGCCCAGACTTTGAGGACATGGAGGTGGTGTCAGGACTGAGTGCTGCTGACCTGGACTTTGCGGCCAGCCTGCTGGGGACTGAGCCCTTCCAGGAAGAGATTGTGGCTGCAGGGGCAATGGGGAGCAGCCACGGGGGCCCAGGGGACAGCTCAGAGGAGGAGACCAGCCCCACCCCTCGCTACGTCCATTTCCCTGTGACTGTGGTGTCTGGCCCTGCCCTGGCCCCCGGTGCCCTCCCTGGAGCGCCCCGCATCGAACAGCTGGACGGAGTGGATGACGGCACAGACAGCGAGGCTGAGGCAGTCCAGCAGCCTCGGGGCCAAGGGACTCCTTCAGGACCAGGAGCAGGCCGGGCTGGGGTCATTGGGGCTGCAGGGGACAGGGCCCGACCTCCTGAGGACCTGCCATCAGAAATTGTGGATTTTGTATTGAAGAATCTAggggggcctggggaggggggtgCTGGGCCCAGAGAAGAGCCACTCCCCACAGCGCCTCCTCTGGCCAATGGCAGCCAGCCCCCCCAGGGCCTGCCTCCTAGCCCAGCTGACTCCACCCGGACGTTTGCCTGGCTCCCTGGGGCCCCAGGAGTCCGAGTATTGAGCCTGGGCCCTGCCCCTGAGCCCCCCAAACCTGCCACATCCAAAATCATCCTTGTCAACAAGCTGGGGCAAGTGTTTGTGAAGATGGCTGGGGAAGGTGAGCCTGTCTCACCCCCAGTGAAGCagccacctctgccccctcccattCCCCCCACAGCCCCCGCTTCCTGGACTCTGCCCCCAGGACCCCTGCTGAGTGTGTTGCCTGTGGTGGGGGTGgtccgccccaccccacccccaccccccactccactGACGCTGGTGTTGAGCAGTGGGCCCCCCAGCCCGCCCCGCCAGGCCATCCGTGTCAAGAGGGTATCCACCTTCTCTGGCCGTTCCCCACCAGCTCCTCCCCCAAGCAAGACCCCCCGGCTGGAGGAAGATGGAGAGGCCTTGGATGATCTCCCCCAGGGTCCAGGGCTCAGTGGCAGTGG GCTTAGCCGAGTGAGGATGAAGACACCCACAGTGCGTGGGATTCTCGACCTGGATGATCCTGGGGAGCCCGCTGGGGAGGAGAGCCCAAG GGCCCTCCAGGACCGGTCTCCTCTGCTGCCACTTCCAGAAGGTGGTCTTCCCCGGGCCCCTGACGGTCCCCCCGACCTGCTGCTTGAGTCCCAGTGGCACCACTACTCAG GTGAGGCTTCGAGCTCTGAGGAAGAGCCTCCATCCCCAGAGGACAAAGAGAACCAGGCCCCGAAACGGGCTGGCCCGCATCTGCGCTTTGAGATCAGCAGTGAGGATGGGTTCAGCGTGGAGGCAGAGAGCTTGGAGG GGGCGTGGAGAACTCTGATTGAGAAGGTGCAAGAGGCCCGAGGGCATGCCCGACTCAGACATCTCTCCTTTAGTG GAATGAGTGGGGCAAGGCTCCTCGGCATCCACCATGACGCTGTCATCTTCCTGGCAGAGCAGCTGCCCGGGGCCCAGCGCTGCCAGCACTATAAGTTCCGCTACCACCAGCAGGGAGAGGGCCAGGAGGAACCACCCCTGAACCCCCATGGGGCAGCCCGCGCCGAGGTCTATCTCCG GAAGTGCACCTTCGACATGTTCAACTTCCTGGCCTCCCAGCACCGGGTGCTCCCTGAGGGTGCCACCTGTGACGAGGAAGAGGATGAGGTGCAGCTGAGGTCAACCAG ACGCGCCACCAGCCTGGAGTTGCCCATGGCCATGCGCTTTCGCCACCTCAAGAAGACATCCAAAGAGGCTGTGGGTGTCTACAG ATCTGCCATCCATGGGCGGGGCCTGTTCTGTAAGCGCAACATCGATGCTGGCGAGATGGTCATTGAGTACTCTGGTATCGTCATTCGCTCTGTGCTAACTGACAAGCGGGAGAAGTTCTACGATGGGAAG GGCATTGGGTGCTATATGTTCCGCATGGATGACTTTGACGTGGTGGATGCCACGATGCATGGCAATGCTGCCCGCTTCATCAACCACTCGTGTGAGCCCAACTGCTTCTCTCGAGTCATCCACGTGGAGGGCCAGAAGCATATTGTTATCTTCGCCCTCCGCCGCATCCTGCGTGGTGAGGAGCTCACCTATGACTACAAGTTCCCCATTGAGGACGCCAGCAACAAGCTGCCCTGCAACTGTGGCGCCAAGCGCTGCCGTCGCTTCCTTAACTGA